The genomic window CCctaaacttccattgtacacattgtacaactattctattggctccctatacttcctGAGTCCTGCTAGGGagccaatagaatatttgtacaatgtgtacaatgggctatttatttggtccaatatgagttaaaaaataaacatcacccatactatccagaataaccatctgGGTACTAGGGTCATGTGATGAAACCACTTATCCTAAGAGCTTAAGCTGAtagaaaaaggtaacactaatggttatatctctaatactgaatcggatatattaaaataaccatccacatacCTAATGAAATGAACATTCGATATatccattattcacattgtttagtattttcattatctacctatacttttccttttgaAAAATGTTATGCCTTATGCAAACTTCCTTAAATACTACTCCCACCACTACTACTACTTCTAGGGTTCAAAGTTGTTTTTCTTGAATTCATATTATTGAATCTTATACTGTAGTCGTTGTGCTTGTTAAATATGATTTGAATGGGATATTTAATTTGTTACGTTCTATTGCATATTTTGATATGAAAACTTTCTTTGGCTCTCGcacaaaaaacaaacaaacaaagaaacaTGTGAGTAAGTTCGATAAGTATATTTAGATTTGAGACATGTCCAATAtgcaaaacaaagaaaactctaGATGGATTGGTTGGATTGAGAAAGTACCCGACACCCATGACCCAACCAGCAAACTCAGGGAGGGTAAGTGGTAACCATCTTCTCCTTCCTCATTAATGGAAATTAGTGCATCACACACATTTTAGCTATAGCGGTTAATGTTGTTAAGTACGAGGAGCGCATAAaattaatttcacataaaaaacaaaaatataaaaaataaaaaatttataaaatgaaAAATCTATTAACTTAacatcttaaaattttaagtttgatacGATATCTTTTCATTTTACATTTTGACATTAGTTAAAATTATTGGAATATCGATATActtaatagctcaaatggcatagtctccccatactcaattaagaggttacgggttcgagtctcctatctttggtaaaaaaaaaaaaagaagtaagaataaattatcatttgtaccTGTAAAAGATACAGATGTTGACAAATGtacccatataagaataaaacgataaTTATAACCACAGAAGATGACTTTCGTGTGCCAAGAGCACCCGAACGTTGGTTACACAATTGGTTCGTTAAGGTATTTTTGGTACACGGAAACTAGCTTCCATAGGTACAAttatcgttttattcttatatggatacatttgtcagcgtttatatcttttatgggtacaaatagtaatttattcGTGAAAGTAATTAATAAGATGAATCATGAAGGAGAAAGAAGGGCGTTTGAAAAAGAGTTTCCACTAGCATTGAGACTAAGATTCTATTGACATCGTGTTTGGTATTCCTCAAAAGAAAAGGTATATAAGGATTTGTGGTCAACATTATTACCCTTGTTCCTTACGGAAAATCAATAACTTCTTTTACTACATGAAAGGTATATATGGTGTTGAAGAATCGAATTCCACGTGCTTAAGAGCTAGTGATGACCAACATTATTAGCTTGCCACCCAATTATGAGTTTATAATTCAATCAAATCTTAATTATATTAGTTGATTACAAATCAAGTACCACAATTCATACGCCATCCATCTTTATCCACAACCAAATTGGTGTTTTAGCCACTTGATATATGTTTCATTAATTACTTAATGGAACTTTGTTGATTAATTAATTGCATAGCTCAGCATGAAGAAATTAAAACTATCATCATATTAAGCTGCCAAGTTGCAATGAAGTCAACGTTCATATAATATGGTAGCAATATAATTGAGGGGGCCATACAGTGCAAAAGTTGACAGTAgatgttattttattatttatattaattcttgtatttatttttcttttttcttaatttAGTATTATAAAGATTTTGATTGAGTGTATATATGTCATGCATGACAAAAATATTAGCAGATCTATTATATAAGATTTTCTTcctataaatttaaattaatcggCCTTTACATTTTATTTAATAATGGAAGAGAGAAAATTAAATGAAGTCAATGTATGAATAATTNNNNNNNNNNNNNNNNNNNNNNNNNNNNNNNNNNNNNNNNNNNNNNNNNNNNNNNNNNNNNNNNNNNNNNNNNNNNNNNNNNNNNNNNNNNNNNNNNNNNNNNNNNNNNNNNNNNNNNNNNNNNNNNNNNNNNNNNNNNNNNNNNNNNNNNNNNNNNNNNNNNNNNNNNNNNNNNNNNNNNNNNNNNNNNNNNNNNNNNNNNNNNNNTCTCTTTTTCAAAGGTTAGGAAGTAGGGAGAATAGAATGGTTATAAATTACATCATAAACCTAACAATATACTTACTCTTGGTTAAATTGAATCTCACTTAACATGGAAAACAGGTTAGCTTAGTTCCCTCGGTTGTTTcgagaaaaaagaaaaggaaataataTATCTAGGCaaaaaagtatttattttttggattttgctacgtgtatactaaaatcagccactaaactCAGCcaacaatataaaatatatgttagaatataaatacacattaaaaataaattaaattacacatatatttatacacaaatacatctgattttggtgtataaatagcatttctcttattttttatctCTCTAAGAATGATTTCATGGTTTCCCATTTTCTGAGTGgacaataaattaaaaataatgacttTTGACTtcgtataaaattaataattacaaattattagataaaaatttaattgatTACTATAAATCATCTAATAATTGGTGAGACAAGTTTTTGTtaaattaacataaataaaaagaGAGGGATCAATGGAGCTGCAATAAACACGAAAAGTAATTAGGGAAAACCCAACCTTCCACTTCATCAGAGACACAATACCTTGTTTTTTAATCACCCAAATCAGcttcttaattaatatatgacacaaaaaaagaaaaaactgatTGGACCGAGAAGCATCAaaattgttcttcttcttcttcacttgttCCCAGGTGTTGTACGTTTCCATCAACACAAAAACAAATTAAAGAGATCGATGACATAGAAGGATTAGCGGAATATAATTAATACCAAACTATGATCTGAAATAACAGCCACTGTACATGAAAATCAGAAAATGCTAAAATCTAAATATGAATTATTATTACtccaacaaaaagaagaaaacagagcaTGCTCTGTTTTGTTGTCGTGCGTGCATGCAGATGCAGAGTGCTCTGTTTGTTTAGTAGAGTGAGAAGGTGGAAGAATCACCGACTTGAGAAGTGGAGGTTGACCTGGAAATGGAATACTTCTTGGCGGAGGATGCCGGAGAAGTAGACAAGTCGCCGGACCTTCTCCTGAGCATCTGCCGCATGCCGTCGGCGACTCTAACGGCAGGGTTGGACTTGAACTTGCGGCAGAATGACATGTGAGCTTTGACAGCTTCATCGATGCCTCTGCTGACTTCGTCTCTGACTGCTTCTGAGCACAAGCCGCAGAGCCATTTGCCGTCGAACTTGGACTTGACTTGGGTGATGTAGTCTTGCGTGCAATCCTCTTTCAACCCACAACACTCGCATTTCACTGATTCTATCTCCATCTGAGTAGGGTGAAGGGTTTTGTTTGTTATGTTTGGTTTGTTTACTTCATGATTTTTGTGTTGCTTCAACAAGTAGGAAGTGTCTGTTGTTCGTTCAATGAGGCCTTTTTATTATGGTGCTGCGCTTTAgagtttagagagagagagagagaatggcaTAATTTGCTCCATGTTCTAAGGGACATCAGCAGTGGAAAATGTGACAACGGTGGTCGGAGGGGACCACCACCTTTCTACTCCTCAATTCTTTAATCCTCTTATTCATACCCCATTCAATTATGCTACTTCTACATAAAATATTAAGAGAGGAATGCTAGggcagtaatttttgtgatttgtagccattaaatagtcattaatgatggttttaatggtatgagattagtgtgaaatttcatcaaatgactcacttttctttgctgattatatgctggccaaaatttaacaaagttgttgGTCCCTAGACTTTtctatattaaaaaaaagaaaagtctaggggcaagcaacttttgtgttttttggccagcacttaatcatcaaaacaaaagtgagtgatttttcaccattagatgtaataacaagaagcacatttaatattaaatatctaagttttgaaaaagtcaaaaacttaaatgtatttttaaatttttaaaaatttaaatgtttACAAATTAAAAGGTTAaagatatatttgtctttttgtctaaaataataaactaatcatttgtataaaatatatagaataatattcatttttcttaataactgattttaattttagtgtaaagataatatttttttatatattatcgtACTTCTTGTTTATTAAACCAGAAAACCGGGGAATCTTTCTTGATACCTCTATAATAATGTATGTATAACGGGGTGGGGCCACAAAGGAAGTGTGCCTTAGATTCTTCTTTTAACATTTTTACTTAATTTTCTATATTTCTTCTCACTTTGGGTAGTTTAATTAATGAGGTTAAGTTAAACTCATGACTTGCAGTTCTACTTTATCAACATATCAAAAAATCACTAGCATGATTATGCATAtataactaaatatatataggtgGTGTAAGTCTTCTAATTACTTCGTTTTAAAGTGCTTCTTTTGGTTAATATATAAGATTTGAAATGTCTTGAATCTATCCATTTAAGGCTATTTTGACTTGGCTAGCAGGGTCTATTTATATGTTCCTCGAAAGGGAAAGAAAAACCGAGTGAAACTCAAAGCACATGGCAAGGTATGCATATAGCCATGAATGCTGAGTGATATAGTAATGATTTTTGCCATAATGATCCTTTTGATCCCTTTGGACCTTTGCTTGCTAAGGTAACAAAGTCACAATCAATACCAAGCAAAAAATAGTAATTCAAACCTTTATTGACCGTATCAACTCCAGTTAATATATCAAATAATAGCATGCAAATTTTTACATTTCAATACAATACCTtatattcaattcatgcttaatAAAATGTGGCTTTGTTGTTGAAGATTTTAATACAtgattttaatttgtatttttccTTTTGAAATATCTCACCTAAAGTATTTCAATAAATTATATAAGGCTAAAAAGTATTGATAATATATGAGTGCATACAAAAGCTAATTTTATACAGAACTATTAACCATGATTTGATCACTTTAACATTATTTGACAGTTGAATATGACACAAACAATAAATTAAagaataaagtatcgtttttgtccccaacgtttggggtaaatcctatttgtgtctctaacgtttaaatcgttctatttgtatccctaacgtttgtaaaagtgattcaatgttatcctgctgttaattacacatcatgagcgctttagtttgagttttaaaaatctcttcttgcagttagaatacaaatgtctaggatagaatcgatgatctactccgaaaatagctcatcaaatgttgaaactaattcctacaacatttacataatttacttttatagggacataattgaatataaacacaaatagtgggtataatattaaaatcgaatacatccaagtgaaacctaattgagaatgaatatatcaaagtgagaataattgaaaaaataatctAATTTGTTAGCATAATTGATAGtagaataacattgaatcacttttataaacgttaaagatacaaatagaacgatttaaacgttaaggaCATAAATAAAACTTACCCCaaatattggggacaaaaacgataattTACTCTAAATTAAATGAATTGACTAAACACTGCTAGATTTTTGTATGGTGTTCAAAGTTGCAATAATAATACATCTACTCTCTAGCTTAGCTTGATACGTATGTTTCTACCAATAAAAccatttctcttttcttttaattaagtgAATAAGTCACGGGTTTCATTTCTAGTCACCAGAAAAACCTACATGCAATGTTGCATTTCTCCCCAACAAGGAAAACACACAACATTGCCCTTTTGTCTTAGCAAATTAG from Arachis ipaensis cultivar K30076 chromosome B09, Araip1.1, whole genome shotgun sequence includes these protein-coding regions:
- the LOC107619521 gene encoding uncharacterized protein LOC107619521; amino-acid sequence: MEIESVKCECCGLKEDCTQDYITQVKSKFDGKWLCGLCSEAVRDEVSRGIDEAVKAHMSFCRKFKSNPAVRVADGMRQMLRRRSGDLSTSPASSAKKYSISRSTSTSQVGDSSTFSLY